The following are from one region of the Thermoanaerobaculia bacterium genome:
- a CDS encoding YhjD/YihY/BrkB family envelope integrity protein, with amino-acid sequence MDPGRLKATLARLGRLNSAAAELAYYLALSLVPFVGIAIVLVSLWLPGGLGASIGRVLRDVLPGSPVAGEVLSWARSSASRGWLTGGFLLALWSSFRFTSRCVDALGSMISGDVHSPEWSGRSIVRSMLLLAVWMVALLATALFLLVAPSIEHGLLGRSALSESSSAMFTVLQALLAPGILLGAIWLTYRVVDGMRAGAVRMALVALLVSLGWIAASVGFSLAVPVLWSTARLYGTLGSVVLFLIWAHLIAWILLLGGVLLAPSAGTRVGD; translated from the coding sequence ATGGACCCGGGCCGACTCAAGGCGACGCTGGCGCGGCTCGGCCGGCTCAACAGCGCGGCCGCCGAGCTCGCCTACTATCTCGCGCTGTCGCTCGTGCCGTTCGTCGGAATCGCCATCGTGCTGGTCAGCCTCTGGCTTCCCGGGGGCCTCGGAGCGTCGATCGGGAGAGTCCTGCGCGACGTGTTGCCGGGTTCGCCCGTCGCCGGCGAAGTGCTGAGCTGGGCGCGATCGTCGGCGAGCCGGGGATGGCTGACGGGGGGCTTCCTCCTCGCGCTCTGGAGCTCGTTCCGATTCACGTCGCGGTGCGTCGACGCGCTCGGCTCGATGATCTCCGGGGACGTCCACTCGCCGGAGTGGAGCGGGCGGTCGATCGTCCGATCGATGCTGCTCCTCGCGGTCTGGATGGTGGCGCTCCTCGCGACGGCGCTCTTCCTACTCGTCGCGCCCTCGATCGAGCACGGCTTGCTCGGCCGGTCCGCGTTGTCCGAATCCTCGTCGGCGATGTTCACGGTGCTGCAGGCGCTGCTGGCTCCCGGCATTCTGCTCGGTGCCATCTGGCTGACGTACCGGGTCGTCGACGGCATGCGGGCGGGCGCCGTCCGGATGGCGCTCGTCGCGCTGCTGGTCTCGCTGGGCTGGATCGCCGCCAGCGTGGGATTCTCCCTGGCGGTCCCGGTGCTCTGGAGCACGGCGCGGCTGTACGGCACGCTCGGCAGCGTGGTGCTGTTCCTGATCTGGGCGCATCTCATCGCCTGGATCCTCCTGCTCGGGGGAGTCCTGCTCGCGCCGTCCGCGGGGACGCGCGTGGGCGACTGA